The genomic segment CTTGGACTAAGGAACCAGCTGCTTTCTCCAGAAGAACTTGTGAAGCTGGTACTCAACGAGAGATATACACAGCAGTTGCCGGGTGGCGTTACTTTACGGCGTTCTTATATTGCCACAGAACCTCGCATAGAACTGGTTAATGCTATCTCACTGGCAGAGCGACTCTTAGCTGTGGGTTGCTTCACCGAGATCATCAACTGGCAAAAGCGGGTATTCATTCCGGTTTCAGACAAAGCCCCAGCTATTCTAGCGGCTGTGATTGAAATCTTGGGATGATTCCCAACCTCAAAGACCCAGGTATTTAATCTGGGTCTTTTTTTCTCTCAAAAACTTACTTAAGATAGATTATTATTCATACTTAAGTTACTTGTAAAAAGTGCTAATGTTAAAAAAATTTCCAGAAGGTCTATAACTAGGCTTGATCTGTTAGTTTCACTTGAAACGTATTTATACTTATTCTCATTATGAGAACGGCTACTTTACTAATATTCAGCAAACGCGACTGCACATTAAAATGACTACCACCAAGATTCATTCAGTTGTCTGTATTCACTCTCGTGTTTTAGTCGTATTCTACACCCCAGGTACATGCTGGCAGTTTCGGATTATTAGCCCCGATGGAACAGTGTTTGGCGACTATCCGATTTACTATAGTGCTGAAGCAGCAGCAAAAGCTGGGCGTGATTCGATTTATCAAAAACGGTAAAGCCGTTAATTTATTCAGTGGCAACTGTTGGGAAGTTCAATGGAGCAGGCCATTGGTTGCGGCTTTGATCAGGGGCAATCGCATTCTTTTACAGTGAAGCACGTTGCCATACATATAGCCCTTCTCAGACAGGAGACGCTCCGAGAATGGGCATTACGAAGGTAGGTATTGGTGCAGCGATCGCGCTTTTTTTACATCTGCAATTCAACACTCCGTTCCCCCTACCGTTGCCCCACGCTGCCTTGAGAACTGCGATGGCTGCGCCAACGCGCCTGGGCAAACGCTACAGCTTTGCAATGATTGGATTGCTTGACCACTAGCAATTCATTTATGGTGCTACTTTTTCTTTGAACAGCTTCCCAGGAGAAAATGCAGGAACTTTGGTAGCTGGGATAGTCATTGGCTCATTCGTTAGGTACAGCGATCGAGTTAAGATCATTGACTGTTTGAGACGGAAGTTGCAAATCTGCGGCTTTGAGATTCTCGCGCAGATGCTCAACCGATGACGTTCCCGGAATCAGCAGGATGTTAGGCGCTCGTTGAAGCAGCCATGCTAGCGCGACCTGCATTGGTGTCGCCTGAAGAGAGCTTGCAGCGGCATCGAGCTTGGACGATTGCAACGGCGTGAATCCACCGAGGGGAAAGAACGGTACATACGCCACACCGCGCTGTGCGAGGTCGTCGATCAAGGCATCATCTTCGCGATGCGCTAAGTTGTACTGGTTCTGGACACACACAATCTCAGTCATCGCCTGAGCTTCCTCGAACTGTCGGGGAGTAATGTTGCTCAGTCCGATATGGCGGATGAGTCCCTGACGCTTCAAGTCAACTAGGGTGGTCAGTGGTTCTGCGATCGGCCCTTCGGACGGTGCTTGAGTACCTCCAACTCTGAGATTGACAATATCTAGCGCCTCAAGACCAAGATTTTGCAGGTTATCGTGAACGGCGGTGATCAGCTCTTGCCGCGAGAAAGCAGGTTGCCACGACTTATCCGCCGGACGACGCGCCCCTACCTTAGTGACAATCACCAAATTCTCAGGATAGGGGTGAAGCGCCTGACGAATAATTTGATTGGTGATGTGCGGACCATAGAAATCGCTAGTATCAATGTGATTGACACCGAGGGCGATCGCCTCACGGAGAACCGCAATGGCGGCATCCACGTCATGGGGCGGCCCAAACACTCCTGGCCCCGCGAGTTGCATTGCACCGTAACCCAGACGATTGAGAGCGATCGACGTGTTTGGCAGCGTGAAGCTGCCCCCTAGATTGGTTTGCTGAATCATATTGCTATTTCCTTCGAGTGCTAATTAGTTTTAGTAAAAAGAGTGAAGCCTATTCGATGTCAAAAGGAGGATTATTTCAGGCTGTATTTTCAGTACTCACAAAGATGCTGGTTGAGTCATGCTCACACTCTTATTGGCCGTTCACACGCAACACGATCTTGCCCAGATAATGCTGTTTCATCGCTGATTGCGCCTGCGCCGCCGCTTCGAGTGGAAACGTCTGCGCGATGTGAACTTGAAACTGGTCGATGCCGATCAATCGGTTGAGTTGATCGAACAACATCGGGTCAGCATTTGCCTTCTTGAGTTCCACACCGTCGGGCGCTTTGGGTTCGGGCATTATGCCGTTAGGAAAAGCAATGATTCCGCCCTGGCGCACCAAACTCAGCGTAGATTGAACGTTGTCACTGCCCACTAGCACCAACGCGGCATCGAAGCCATCGGGCGCAAATGCGCGGGCGCGTTGCCCAACGTCGTCGCCGTGTCCGTCCACCGCTTCATCAGCACCCAACTGCTTGACCAACTCCACACCGTCTGCGCCCGATGCAATGGCGAAAACGCTCGCGCCCATCCGCTTGGCGAGTTGCAGCGCGACGTGACCGACGCCACCGCTCGCGCCCCACAGGATCAATTTGGTTCCATCGCCCGTCAAGAGCGCCTTCAAATTACTTAGCGCCGTCAAACCAGCAATGGGCAATCCGCCTGCCATTAGCATATCAAGGCCATCGGGTATCGGCGCGACCGTTTTTTCGGAGACGACGACGTATTCTGCATAGCTACCGCCCTTGTCGTTCATAAAACTTTGGGCATAAACGCGATCGCCAACGGCGAAACGCTCGACACCATCGCCGACAGCAGTGATCGTGCCTGCACATTCGCCGCCCAGCACACGCGGAAAGTGAACTTCGTTATACACCAGTTCACCTTCACGCTCCATCACGTCCCAGACACCAACTCCGGCGACCTCAACGCGAATCAAAACTTCGCCCGTATCTACCGTAGGTACGGGTAAGGTGTGCAAAGTCAGCTTATCAAATCCGCCGAACTTGTCAACAGCCATTGCTTTCATCGGTTGGGAAGTGGTTTGCATTTCTTAGGTTCTCCGAATCGAACGCTTCTTTGATCGCTACAAGTTCAGCATAAGTTTGAAAAGCTTTTCTTGAAATACACAAACCTCGCTGATGATTGCCTAATTCTCCAAAGCAATCGTTTTAAGTGGTTCTATAATTGTCAAGAGTAAGGCATTGAGCGATCAAGTTCATAGCATGATTAAAATTTCTAATTCTGACGTGATTGCGAATCAGTACCAAGAACTCGCGACCTTGCTAATCAGGCACACCAAGGGTAATGGTTTGCATTCAACTGCGATCAATCAATTGAGCTTTGGGCGCTCCGATGCGATGTCTTCGGCAACCTACAGTGTTGATGAACCCCGCTTCACCCTGATCGTTCAAGGCAAGAAAGAAATGTTGCTGGGTGAGGAAACATATCCATACCACGCAGGGCAATATCAAGTCCTTTCGGTTGCTCTACCGATCAGTGGATGTGTGGTTGAGGCAACACCTGACAAGCCGTGTTTAATGCTGAAGTTGAGCTTAGACTTAGTGCAACTGTGTGATTTGGTTGCCCAGATGGGTTTTAGTTCAGCCAAGCAAGAGAACTCTGTCCGAGGTCTATGGGTTAGCAACGCCGATGCTACGTTGATGGAGTGTGTCCTTCGCCTAGTCAAGCTCTTAGAAACACCGCAAGACATCCCGATACTAGCACCGGTGATGCTGCGTGAACTCTATTACCGTCTGCTTGTCGGGGAACAAAGTAAAGCCGTGCGCCAAATTGCCACATCCGGCAGCAGTATGCAGCGCATTGCGTCAGCCATCCAACTGATCAAGGCGGAGTTTAACCAATCACTGCGGATCGAGGATTTAGCAAACCGGGTCAAGATGTCTGCTTCGTCGTTTCACCAGCATTTTAAGCAAGTGACCTCGATGAGTCCGATGCAATATCAAAAGCAGCTAAGACTGTTGGAAGCACGACGCCTAATGCTAACTGAAGATTTTGATGCAATTGCTACTGCTCACCAAGTGGGATATGAAAGTCCCTCACAGTTCAGCCGTGAATATTCTCGAATGTTTGGTGCGCCGCCAATTCAGGACATTCAACGTTTACGTACAGCATAACCCTGTTTTGTCACTCTAAGAAAATAAAAATCAGAGCCGAATTTTCAACTGTATAGCCAACGGTGTACTCGCTATCCCACATTATATTCGTGCATCTAATTACTAAAACAGTGACAATTAGTTAGCAGAGGGTAGCGACCAATCTTTAATTTTGTTTTAGTACTTTTTCAATTTCTATTAATTTGTGACGTAAGACTTCCTGTAATTCTGTTAATTCAGCAGGGTTAGCTTGCTTGAGCAACTCTAAAGAGAGTTGTTGCAAACGATTAGATGCTTGGGATACTGCTTTTTTCTTAGTATTTTTGGTTACTGCTAGCTTAGACTCAGATGCTATCACTTCAGCTACTAATTTTCGAGTAGCAACAACAGACAACTTTTCTACTATTACTTTGTGCGTAGTCTCTTCCCTAATAGATTTTGCTTTTTGTTCACTCAATCCCAAATTTTTTGCGGAAAGTTTTTGTAGAGCCAATGCATGAACACCTTTAAGTCCTGCTCTTATAGCAAGTTTTAGGTCTTCTGCTAAAGATAGCATCGGAAAAATATTGGCATCGATAGAAGCAGGATTTAGCTGTAAATCTAACAGTAGGCTTAAGATTGCTCGTTCTGAGTCGCTTAAATCTAACGACTCTAGTTCTTGTTCTTGTTTTTTTGCATCTGCTGTTATTAAGTCCACCAGCGATGTTATACGTTTTTGACTATTCAAACGTCGTATTACTGTTGAAAGAATACGCGGAATATCTTGAAGTTCTAATCCAATAATTGTAGACAATTCACGCGCGATCGCCTCGGCTTTATCCAAAGGATTAAGGTCTTCTCGATGTAGAGAAGTTAGTAGTGCTTTACGATGTAAACCAGTCGGTTCTGGAATAATAACTGCTTCTAAGGTTTGCCAACCTAAAGCTTTAGCACTGCGCCAGCGTCGCTCTCCGTCAAATATTAATAGATGATTCTCTCTTTGAATCAGAATAACTGGTTGTAACTGTCCATCACTAGCTAAAGAGCGAGACATAGATTCAAGACTTTCAGTTAAAAATGTTTGTCTAGGTTGTTCTATATTTGGCTCTATTTGCTCGATAGGAATTGACAAAATACCTATTTGTGACTGAAGTTGTGTTCGCAACTCTTCCAATTGTCTTTCCAACTCGCCAGAATTTTTGTCACGAAGTTCTTCAATCTCTGCTCTTAATTGCTGTATTTCTTGCTCTGCTTCAGATAATTGCTGAGATTGCTTCGCACCTGAAAAATAATTTGTAAGATTAGTAGTGTTACGAGCGCACATAATTATTTTGTCTTTTTAGTTGTCTTAGGTTTTCCAATTAAAGTCACAAGATGAGAAGTAGTTTCTTTAAAATCATCCTTAGCAGGATGACTAGGACGGTAAATATGCAATGGTAAACCTTGACCACTGGCATTGACAAATTCTGCGCTATCACGGATTGCTGGAAATGCTCGAATCTTCATGTGTTGCAACTGTTCAGGTAATCCTGCAAGCATCTGTCTATGAGTACTTCTGCGAACATCATATTGATTGGGAACAAATCCTAAAATTTCTGGAGTTGGGTTTAAACGCAAGTATTTGCAATGATAGTAGTACCATTCCAATAAATGTGCTGCTCCTTGAATTGATTTTGGTTCTAGCTGTACGGGGATAATAATATGTGTACAAGCGGCTAGAGCCATTAAAGGTAAAGGGCCAAGGGTAGCTGGGCAATCAAAAATAACTACATCGTGTACTAGTGGATAATCTGTTAAACAGTCGGCTAAAAGGTAGGCTCCTCTTTTATGTAGCACAAGTTCATCTGCTGTTTGGGTTAATACCATTCCCCCTTGGCATACGACAACATTATTGGTGTACTGCCTCCAGCAAGGAGTTAATGGCCAAACACCGTCAAATTTATCTTTGAGAACTCCTGCTAAAGTCTGTTCTGGTTCTGGTGGATTCAAACCACAGAATAATGTTAATGAGCCTTGTGGGTCGAGGTCTAGTAGGGCTACATTGTACTTGCGTTTTGCTAGGTCGTAAGCTAAATGAACTGAAAGTGTAGTCTTACCACTGCCTCCAGCGTTGCTAATCACAGCTAGTCGAATTTGCATGGCTTCACTTTGAGTGCTATTTCCGAATCATATATTATGACGTTGAGATCATATATCAATATATGATCCAAATAATTACTTGTCTTTCTTATTGTGTCTTCCATTTAAGATAGTTTATTAAAGAAGGTTTTATGGCAGGCATCATGAAATCTACCAAACGACCACCCAAACCACAACAACCAAAGCTCAAACACCCAAGTTCAAAACCAGAACACATCCCCGCCACTAATCAGTCAGAGGGAGAGTCACTAAATGTAACTGATGAGCCAATAGAGTTGACCGAAGATGCACAGGAGGCGATTAACATTACTCTTCTCAGCGATCGCAGTAGTGCTGATAACTCGTCGCAGCCATCCCAAGGACAGCGAACTTCTAAACCCTATGTTGAAAACTCAGAATATTCAGAGCGGTTTCAGCATGTAAGATTCATAGACTGCGACAAAGCAGTGAGGCAGATTATATTTGAGTGCAGAAACTGCCAACAGGGCATACTTTGTAAATTTACGGGTGAGCCTGTAGTTGGAGAATATAACGGGCGACCTTCAATCATCCAAATTAAGGTTAAGTGCCCCAACTGTGAGCAAACGGCGATTAGATTGAGTACAGGAGAAGTGGTTTCAACAACAGCGATTCCTTCACCTTGGCAGCAATGATGGCACACACCCTCTTCAAGAGTGATTAGTAAGAGATATTAACGATTGATAATGCAAAAGCTGAGATTTTTACCCTCAATAATAACTGCACTAACGGCACTGACATTAACTAGTTGCAGTACTACTACTGCTGAACAGTATGAAGCTACAGCACTCACCAGTTACACCTGGCAAGCTAAGTATGCGAATAACCTAAAATTGACTTTGGGTGTGAATGATAATTCAGTTGAGAAAGCTGAACCTGTTAGCAAGTAGTGACCCACTCGTTACGTATTCAGCAAGAAGTTAAAGATCAAGACTGAATTGCTTTTCAACAAAAAATTGACATTAAAGTATAAATCAAAGAGTCAACGATGATCTAATTTAATTTCTGCTGCGTTGATAAAAAAGATTTCAAAAATTCCTTTTGGGGGCTATATGGGGGCTATATATACCCCAACAATAGATCGGGACTTTGGGGATATTTTGACACCTATATAGGGTATATATAGGTGCTAAATGGGGTATATTTGACTGATTAACATTTTGTACCCCATTTAGCCCCCAAGGGGTTATGATAAGCTCTTGAGATTAGGAAAGAAGGGGGAAGTTATTTTATTCTTCTTTCTCTTGCCCTTGCAGATCACTTGAACAGATAATTTTCACTTTCTCAAAGTGTATTACTTTTGTATTTATGTCAAACATTCACACGTTGCAAAAAATTTTTCCTGCGGGTTTCGATAACGGTTACGGAAGTCTCAAACTTTTAGTCGAAGGGTTTGAAGTAGTTCGTGTGCCGAGCTATATAACCAATGCCGAGATGGAAGATGTTCCAGGGCGTGTAGTTTTTAACGGCACTGCTTACACAGTCGGAGAGTCTGCTTACCGGACAGGGAATTATTTTGACCGCAACACAGACAATAATGAAAATAAAGTAAATAATGCGTTGTTGACTTTGTTGGGTGCATTGGCACATCTCCCACACCGTAAGGCTTGGCACTTAAAATTAGTCGTCAGCTTACATGATGTTGGTCTGGCTGAAGAATTGCAAAAAGTACTAAACGGAGAATATCAGCCAATACTTGCTGGCAAACAATCAGACGTGAAGATCGAAGTGCTGAAAGTTGTACTAGAAGGGATGGGTGCATTGTTTGGACATCCACTACCGAAAAAATTAACCATTTTAGACTTTGGCAATGGTACGACCCTGTATTCTCGTTACAACCGGGGTCAACGAGAAGTTCACACTGCTTACCCTATAGGTGTAGAAGTTCTCATCGATGATATCTCCCAAAAGATGAAGCATTTGAATGGCGGGAAAATCGGAGATCCATCCAAAATCCGATTTTGTTTGGAAATGGGGCATACCCGATACAGCCGTGACATCGATATTAAAGATATATACAGTGCTTCTTTAAAAGATTGGTATGAAAAATACTTGAAGAAAGTGGTGAATCTCACATTGGATGCCAAGCACCAAGGTGATGAAATCTGGGCGATAGGTGGAGGCTGCCTTTTACCAGGATTTAAAAAATTGTTAGAGAAGAACGGTTTCAAGATTCTCGACAATCCGGTGGAAGCCAATGTCTTTGGGCTTTTAGAGATGGCAAAAGCCATCAGCAGCAAGAATCCAGCATCTACATCTATTAAGTGATCGCAATGGCAGACAAACTTGACTTAACCCCAGAAAAAGTTCGGATCAAAGATAGCTACCGAGAGCGGATATTTGCAGAATCACAGCAACTAGGCAAGAGTTACCTGGAGACGCTTTACTTTATCATTGATTGTTATTTTGCTTTCAGAAAGGGTGCATTTCCCACACAACAAGTAGCTTTCACGCCAATTAATACTGAAGATAACAAACTCTCTTCAAGGACTGCAACTCCATTTGCAGAGGAGGAAGAAGAAGATTCTGATGGAGAAACATTCAGCCTTGATTTTGATTTGTAACGGGAATGTATTGGCACAAGAATGTAACAGGTTTAGCACAGTAAGTTCAAGATTTGAGTTTATAATCCAATCCGACTTCAAGACTTTGAGTTTAAGCAAGCAAAGTAGTCCAGTTAATCTAATTTTTGAAAGGCACTATTAATTACAGGACATCGAAATTATGAAGCTTGGTGGCATGAATGAGGATGAATTTGAATATTATGAAGACAATAATCCAGCACTGTCTAAAATCATACAGCGTAACATTCGGACTCTGATTCGCCTTCGACTTCAGGCTGCTAATAAACGAAATCTACAAGACCGAATTGCGGATATGATTACCTCTTTTTCAGGACATATAGTTTTTGTTTACGTACATATAGTCTGGTTTGGAGCTTGGATTGTTTTGAACACGGGAAGAATCGGCGTGCATCCGTTCGATCCATTCCCCTACGGACTATTGACAATGGTAGTATCTCTGGAAGCAATTTTTCTGTCAACATTTGTGTTAATTAGTCAAAACCGTCTGAGTGAAGAAAGTGAGTATCGAACAAACTTAAATTTACAAATTGCACTACTGACAGAGCATGAAGTCACACGAGTATTACAAATGCTTGATGCGATTCAAGACAAAATGGGCATTGATAATGATGAAGACAGTGAACTTGCAGACTTAGAAATGGAAACCAAGCCCGAAGATGTACTAACTGAAATTGAGCGGCTTCAGCAGTTAGCACTGAAGAGAAAAAAGCTGATTAAACGTAATTCTAGATAAAGACTGGAATAATCTTGAGGCAGTATGTTTTTTTTAACAGTGTTCTGTACCCTGTGGATTAAAAACAGTTTTAGGAGTAGCTTGCACCAGACAACAAAATAATAATTTATTCGGTTGTAGCTACAATCATTTGATTAGTGCAAGAGAGAAATTACATAGAAATTTTTATTGCTGAGGAAATATCCTTAAAAGCTGTAAAAGAATAGCTTCTAAACTGTGCAAAGCTGCGTTAGTAGTACGTTGATGCTCTAAAAAATTCTGTTGGTGCTGTTCATGACTATCACGCAGTTCCAGCAAAACGTCATCCAGTACAGCACTACGGGACAGGACACGATTAGTATTTTCAGTTAGTTCATTTACGTTATCACTAAGATTATTCAGTTTTGTAGTCAGATCAGAAAGGGCATTAGTATTTACTTCCTGTTTTGCAGTTAGCCCAGCTATAGCGGCTGTATTAACCTCTTGCTGTGTCGCTACTCTGACTAAAATTGCTTCGATAAGTTCTAATCGGCTTGGTTGGTTTGGTGTGTTTGTCATAGTATTTTCTAGTTTCCTCCCTCTATTCTAAAAACTCTACACCATTCCATTAACTGTGAATTTATTGTTTCTCAAGGTACTCGACAACGGTATCTGTTGCTTAAATCCTCCTCACCACCGAGCGATCGCTCTTAAAATTGAATAATCTGGGATGAATGGCTTACAGTGCTAGCGTAAAGTTCCCTTTTTGTCTCTATTTTACACAAATTTCTGTACGATGGCTCAAGCGCTACTCTAAGAGCGATCGCTTTGCGAAAAAGAAAATGAAAATTCTTGAATCGATACATCCAAATGAATCCGAAACAATTAGAAGACTCCATTTTTGAAGCTGTCTCTGACGTGATTGGAAGAGAATGGACAATTGAAGAAAAGCAGTTGATTCAAAATGATTCCGAATTGCTATCGTCGCCTAAAAGAATGGCTCAATAATTCCTTGAGTGATACTTGTTGGCATCCAGACAACTATAAAATAGTCCGAGACTTAAGTGCCCCTTCAAACTTCAGTCTCCCTATGAATTTGTTTGAAGATGAAGAGATTCACATTTCCTTCTAAAACCTCTTGTATTCGCCTCGTATTTGATTACGAGATTCCTAACGCTTCGCATAAATTTTGTGAACATTAAAATTTTCGGAAAAATACAATGGATATTCAATCTACACTTACCCAAGCTATTGAAGTTATAGTTATGAGCTTTGTTGCTCTGATGATTTTCGATTTTATCGACGGACTTTATGTTGTGCCATTACCACCTATTGCAATTGCACCCTCCAATGCCAGTTCCAAATCCACAGTAACAGCAACTCAATTTCAACCACTTAACACTAAACAACTAGAAGTCGAACCTCAACAAATCTCCTTCGTTACATCACATTTTGAGGAAATTTCTGACCCCTCTCGGCGCATTCACTGCCAGAATGAGTGCGGTAATCCTACTTGATGACAAAGTTAGATGGGTCTTGATCTCGTCGATGCTTAGTGGGAATGGGGGTTGGCTGCCCATCACCTGCAAGGGCTGCTGTTTTCTCCAAGGATTCCCTCAATCGCTTGGCTGCATAGATGGACATATCTCGCGGTACATTAATCCGATCACGCAAATATCGTAGAGCAACATCAGATCCCGATGGAGGTACACAGTCTTCACTGAGCATCATGTGTGTTAAAGCACAACGTAGGGCTTGATCAAACAATTTATCATCTAAGGGGTTAACTCGGATAATATTGACGCGGTGTTCGATAGTTCGTTGAAGAGCTTCCATACGGGAGTTTTCCGGTTCTGGATAAGTAACATCTGGTAGCCCAAACCACGGTCCATTATCCACCCGCGCTTTATTGAGAAGCATTTGGGTTTCGCCGTTTTCCCAACAACCCCCCATCTGAGGCGGCAAATCATGTACGTGGGTGTGAAAGTCGCTCTGAGTACCGCAGTAGGTTGGTCGGGTTTCCATTGCCGCAAACCAGAAGCTCAAACGAGGGTTTTTCTCTCGCAGTGAGTAGCCCTTGTAGTAGTAAAGACTCGCATTCATCCGTTCGAGATATGGCGTAAAAATGACATCGACGATGCCGAAGCCCGATAGAAAATAAGGGCTTGGGGTGCGACCCAGAGCCGACTCGACCTGAGCCACCACTCCGATAAATTGTTCTCGGTTGCGTTGTTCTTGTTGAGAGGAACCAGCTTTTGAACACAGCCAAGCGCACCATGCTCTAAATAAAAGTCGTTCTAATTGACGTAGTGGAAGCACCATGCGCTCTTCCATGCCTTGGTTCAATGGAGCAAATACCTTTTCCAAAGCGATCAAAATGTCATCGCTTTCTTTAATAATCCGTCCATCTAGCTCGATCGCGGGGAGTATTCCTGATGGTACCTTACGTTTGTACCAACTTTCTTTCTCCCCATAGCAGAACATTGTCACTTTTTCGATGCGGTAGGGGATCTGTTTTTCCTCTAGCCATAACCAAACTTTTTGACAGTAAGGACACCAGGCGTGGTTATCGCGGTACAGCGTTACCCGCACATCAGATTCTGGCTGACCAAACAACCGCAACCTGGCTCTAGCGTTGGTAAGACCATTAACGGTATCTATTTGATAGTCCGTGAGGGTTTCTAGTTCTTGCCAGCTTAAGGGTGCGGTAGTCATAGGGGGAGTTGCGTCGGGCAATACTTAGGGCAATTCTATACTCTACAATATTTTCAATTACACCAAGGCTTAATTTAATACTTTTTACATCGCTGCCTTCTCCCAAGAGGAGACGCTAACTAAAATCGATCTGCTCAGAGCGTAGGTGCAGCCCTCACTTCTTAAGCTGCGCGGCAGCGTCCCATAGGGAAGGAGTACGACAAAGCTTGTGACTGTCGTAGACATCGCAGGCAAGTTTTACTCTGAGAATGAGGGCGACTCCCTCCCGTTCCTGTTTCTTAGAGGAAACAGGCTACCGTCTAGCTGATGTGCTTGCCAAAGCTGTTCGGTAAGAGATAAAAAATATACGACCTCTTTTCTTCTCCACTGACATGATATGAGTGGTTTTTGATTTTACTAGAGCGATCGCTTAGGTTTTGGGATAATTGGAGTGACGGTATCAACGAGTTCTAAGCTGTCAAGAGAAAATTAATCTCAGTAGACATTCATGTATAGGACTTATATTTGATTTCTGAATAAAACTCCATACACTTTCATTTCTTTCTTCTTCCCTGTTCCCTGTCCCCTCGCTATCGTCCAAGCGCAGCGCTTCGCTCACCACGCAAGTAATTTCAGGAATCAAAGACGCTCGGTGACTCGCTACCGCTTCGCTATCGGATTGCTATATCATCATTGAAGTGTCAATTGTTGTTAGAGTTTTTTCCCTTGATAATCTTAAATCTTCTATGCCTCGAAAAACCTCACCTTCATCCCACTCGACTGTTACAACTCCACTGGCTCTCTCTCAATTACATATCCGCTTACAGTTTCTAGAAAAATCACACCAATCACTACTCAAGCAGATTAAGAGAAAACGGACAGAACTGAATAACTTTGTTGAACAGACGCGAATTTTCGCCACAGAAATTTTTCATCAAGCTAGTCCCAGTTTTCAGAAAATGGCTGAGTTAGACCAGGATATTCATGCTCTATTTGATGAAATATTTACTACTAGAAAGTTTGGTAAACAAACTCTAAAAAACATAGAAGCAGTTTATCTTAACCTCCAGTTGACAAGAATCAT from the Nostoc sp. C052 genome contains:
- a CDS encoding aldo/keto reductase family oxidoreductase is translated as MIQQTNLGGSFTLPNTSIALNRLGYGAMQLAGPGVFGPPHDVDAAIAVLREAIALGVNHIDTSDFYGPHITNQIIRQALHPYPENLVIVTKVGARRPADKSWQPAFSRQELITAVHDNLQNLGLEALDIVNLRVGGTQAPSEGPIAEPLTTLVDLKRQGLIRHIGLSNITPRQFEEAQAMTEIVCVQNQYNLAHREDDALIDDLAQRGVAYVPFFPLGGFTPLQSSKLDAAASSLQATPMQVALAWLLQRAPNILLIPGTSSVEHLRENLKAADLQLPSQTVNDLNSIAVPNE
- a CDS encoding NADP-dependent oxidoreductase — its product is MQTTSQPMKAMAVDKFGGFDKLTLHTLPVPTVDTGEVLIRVEVAGVGVWDVMEREGELVYNEVHFPRVLGGECAGTITAVGDGVERFAVGDRVYAQSFMNDKGGSYAEYVVVSEKTVAPIPDGLDMLMAGGLPIAGLTALSNLKALLTGDGTKLILWGASGGVGHVALQLAKRMGASVFAIASGADGVELVKQLGADEAVDGHGDDVGQRARAFAPDGFDAALVLVGSDNVQSTLSLVRQGGIIAFPNGIMPEPKAPDGVELKKANADPMLFDQLNRLIGIDQFQVHIAQTFPLEAAAQAQSAMKQHYLGKIVLRVNGQ
- a CDS encoding AraC family transcriptional regulator, which encodes MIKISNSDVIANQYQELATLLIRHTKGNGLHSTAINQLSFGRSDAMSSATYSVDEPRFTLIVQGKKEMLLGEETYPYHAGQYQVLSVALPISGCVVEATPDKPCLMLKLSLDLVQLCDLVAQMGFSSAKQENSVRGLWVSNADATLMECVLRLVKLLETPQDIPILAPVMLRELYYRLLVGEQSKAVRQIATSGSSMQRIASAIQLIKAEFNQSLRIEDLANRVKMSASSFHQHFKQVTSMSPMQYQKQLRLLEARRLMLTEDFDAIATAHQVGYESPSQFSREYSRMFGAPPIQDIQRLRTA
- a CDS encoding ParB/RepB/Spo0J family partition protein, encoding MCARNTTNLTNYFSGAKQSQQLSEAEQEIQQLRAEIEELRDKNSGELERQLEELRTQLQSQIGILSIPIEQIEPNIEQPRQTFLTESLESMSRSLASDGQLQPVILIQRENHLLIFDGERRWRSAKALGWQTLEAVIIPEPTGLHRKALLTSLHREDLNPLDKAEAIARELSTIIGLELQDIPRILSTVIRRLNSQKRITSLVDLITADAKKQEQELESLDLSDSERAILSLLLDLQLNPASIDANIFPMLSLAEDLKLAIRAGLKGVHALALQKLSAKNLGLSEQKAKSIREETTHKVIVEKLSVVATRKLVAEVIASESKLAVTKNTKKKAVSQASNRLQQLSLELLKQANPAELTELQEVLRHKLIEIEKVLKQN
- a CDS encoding ParA family protein; translation: MQIRLAVISNAGGSGKTTLSVHLAYDLAKRKYNVALLDLDPQGSLTLFCGLNPPEPEQTLAGVLKDKFDGVWPLTPCWRQYTNNVVVCQGGMVLTQTADELVLHKRGAYLLADCLTDYPLVHDVVIFDCPATLGPLPLMALAACTHIIIPVQLEPKSIQGAAHLLEWYYYHCKYLRLNPTPEILGFVPNQYDVRRSTHRQMLAGLPEQLQHMKIRAFPAIRDSAEFVNASGQGLPLHIYRPSHPAKDDFKETTSHLVTLIGKPKTTKKTK
- a CDS encoding ParM/StbA family protein — protein: MSNIHTLQKIFPAGFDNGYGSLKLLVEGFEVVRVPSYITNAEMEDVPGRVVFNGTAYTVGESAYRTGNYFDRNTDNNENKVNNALLTLLGALAHLPHRKAWHLKLVVSLHDVGLAEELQKVLNGEYQPILAGKQSDVKIEVLKVVLEGMGALFGHPLPKKLTILDFGNGTTLYSRYNRGQREVHTAYPIGVEVLIDDISQKMKHLNGGKIGDPSKIRFCLEMGHTRYSRDIDIKDIYSASLKDWYEKYLKKVVNLTLDAKHQGDEIWAIGGGCLLPGFKKLLEKNGFKILDNPVEANVFGLLEMAKAISSKNPASTSIK
- a CDS encoding DUF1003 domain-containing protein, whose amino-acid sequence is MKLGGMNEDEFEYYEDNNPALSKIIQRNIRTLIRLRLQAANKRNLQDRIADMITSFSGHIVFVYVHIVWFGAWIVLNTGRIGVHPFDPFPYGLLTMVVSLEAIFLSTFVLISQNRLSEESEYRTNLNLQIALLTEHEVTRVLQMLDAIQDKMGIDNDEDSELADLEMETKPEDVLTEIERLQQLALKRKKLIKRNSR